In the genome of Neovison vison isolate M4711 chromosome 4, ASM_NN_V1, whole genome shotgun sequence, the window TACcactttttttaatccattcatatATCAGTGGGCATTTAtgttgtttccacattttccaGTGTTTTAATGAACATAAGAGTGCTAATATCTCTTCCTGATCCTGATTTTGATTCTTTCTGATAAAtgctcagaagtgggattgctaggtcatatggcagttctatttctaatttttgaaggTCATGATTTAGTCTGTTACACTTTTCAAAGATGAACACAAGGATTTGGAAGTAAAACACATTCTTTTAATTGGTATCACTTTGAAGAGTTTAGACCAGTGAGTAGGAAGCAATAATGtagttttattaatataaatttcagACTTAgaatattggcttttttttttttttgcaggtgcATCTTAATATCTGCTAGGCACTGTTCACCCATGATCTTGTCTTCCTGACAATGactctttgattttgtttgtttgagatgtaattaacatataacattatattaatttcaggtgacACAtagcattatattaatttcaggtgcatATTAATTTCCTTCTATACACAGAAGTAGGCCTATTATACCTTTTAATCTgttgggtgtatgtgtgtgttttcatttaaaatttttgaccTGAAAGAAAGTGGTAAAAAACATATAGTGCACTAGGAACTTGGGCTTCAATTACAAGTAAAAGAATTTGAATTGTAAAGAATTTGAATATGTAGCTGGGGGTTGGATTCGATATAGTTGGGGattgggcaggaggagggaggtttTGTGTATATTTGAGTGTATACACTTGAAAGCAAAGattgtctttaaaaatgtacCCATTCATTAACGATTTAGGGTTTCTTATTTACAAAACAATTTCTTCGAGATGTTTTTCTCCTGTTGAAATACCATCATCCTGGTCTTCAGGTGGTGAAACATTAAATAGTAATTGTAAATAACAAGTGACTTTGTCAAAACAAACATAATGTTGATTAACGTGAACATGAAGCCAGTAACATAGAAGTCcactaaaaataaagataaacccATATATATATGCTACTGTAGGAGACTGAATCATTGGTGtcaaaattagaaacaaagatATAGCTATGGATCCCAATACAAATGGCAAATGCacctgaaagttaaaaaaaagaaaagaaaattagcgATGACTTTTTCCTCAAAAGTTTCTATAAACAATATAAGAATATTCCTTTTCTATTTGGAACAAATGTTTCTAAACACCAGGGAGAAAAgtgcaaatatattttcacatGTATTTAAAGAGACAGTCTCAGTATTGTATTATAGAAAGTAAGTCAGTGGCAGACTAAATAATTGTAAAAAGGTggaactgtatttatttatttatatttattccatAGTTCTTATGATTACCTACTCTGTTGATCAGGTATTGTCAGTTATTTGCTAAAATCAGTACTTTATTTTTTGGCATAGGAAAAAAGATATAAGAAATCTttgtcaaaaaatgaaaaattgactCTGTCATACTGGTATTAGTCATTGAAGCTTGCTTTGTTTTGGGAATTTGGAAACCAGCCATGCATAGCATAACTATAATATTTAgttataatatttctttaatcAGGCATGTGCCAGTTTTTCCTGGAGAAGCACTATTATTAAGATTGGAATCAGAAAAGTCTGGTTGGAAATgcaagctttatttatttttttttaatatgttatttatttgagagagagagaaagagagagagactatgaaTCAGGAAAGGGTCAGAAGGAGGAGAGGGCGGAAACCGACTTCCCGCTGAGAGTGGGgactgatctcaggacccccagatcttgacctgaactgaaaagtcagatgcttaaccaactgagccaccgaggcacccccaaACTCTGCTATCTTAATTGCTCATTCCTTCAAGAAATAGTCACTGAATTCCTATGTGCCATTTGCTATACTAGGGATATAGAGGTATTAGGACAAATAAAGAAGGTTCCTCTTCAAGGACCTTAGTGCCACTGTCTAGTTGTACCATTTTGGGCTATTTAATTAATCTGGTCCTCAGAACCATTTCCAGAAAGGAGCCAGGAGAAGGTCCTGAACTGCCAGTCCTGTGGGGCTTTCACCACCAGCGGCCACGGTCACTGTCACTGCACAGTGAGACCCTTGGGACCCTGCACCTTGTCTCAACTGAAGGAAGCTACATGGTGGGCTGGTGGGTGCTACAAGAGAAATGTGTTGAGgggtttttaataaaatatttatgatatatctGTGTTATTGCCATTTAAATATTAAGCTGATGTTGGGGGGAAAATGGGTCCTCTCAGACCCATTTGCAAAATGAAGTTTTATCTAATGCTGATCTTCTGAAGTCTTCTTGAGAATTGTGTAAAGGGTACCTCAGTAGCATGTGCTCAACAAAATGGCATTTCTTAATTAACTTTGTAACAGTGATTTGTACACATTTCTTACACTTCTGTGAAGCTAAGAAGATTCTTgattgaaaaatttatttttatttctctgaactGCCTAGTAGAGTGCCTGAAACACAGCGGATAGTTACtgcatatttgttgaataaatggatgacTCAAATCCAAGATATTATCATTCACTTTTTTTAACAGGAGGCATAGCTAAAGAAGGAGCCATTTTGAGGAAAAGAAAGTCAGGATTATCTAAACCAGTGTTTCTTAAATATGGCCAGTGGACCTCTCTGGATAATAACCCCCAAgataatttataaacatatagatTCCTAGGGCCCAATTGACACCTACTGAATTAGAATCCCCTGGTGTGAGTCTgggaattcatattttaaaaagcacactcAAGTGGTTATTATGGTCACTGGTATGAAATATGggactcttgttttattttccacatagTCCCTACAGCCAGAAAGTATCTAAATGGGctattttgattatatttatgatatgattaaagaataaaacagactATTTGAAACCTCTTAGAGTTTTCATCATAGCAAGGTATGGCTTGCATTATACTAaggcaaaatagatgaaaataagaaagagaaagagggaaataaacaCTGATAATGAATTTGGTTCACAAAATGCATGCCACAAAACCTCATATAGATTCTGAGAGCAGGTCATCATAAAGTATAAGCAAAATCTGTTAGTTAGGAGAGACCCAAATATGATGCTAAGATCAGAAAAAATTTCCTAAATAGGTCCTTACGGGATATAATCTTCACCTAGGATAATTATGTAATCTCTGAATTTTGGAATTCTCTTGGATAAGCAGGTTGACTAAGTGAACCTCTGCAGCCTCTTTGGCCTGAATCTACTCATGCTTCTTCCTAATTCATTCTCTATACTATCGGCAGAATGGTCTTTTTTGAATGAGTCTGATTATTTCTTATGCATATGATTGCTTAGGTAGTTACTACATTACACAGGTATTCCCATGTAAGGGGACAGAAGGGGGCTGATatcttgcttgtgttctcctcactAGGCTCTGTGCCTGGGCATGGAGCTATGTCCACCTAGAAGAAGGGatgcttttttatattttgcataaaGGTACTCTAGGAGCCTGCAGTGGCTCTACTGGCATTACCTAGAAGACTGTGCTTTTATTTTAAGTTCAGGTTCACAATTTTATAATCACCCAAACTCCTGCTTAGATTAATATCTTATAGAAAACAAGGACTCTATCAAggacataataaaaaatggaatgcCACATCACCTATGCTGGGATGAGCACTGAAGGGTGATTTTGAGTTGGGCCaatatcccccacccccaaagcatTATTATGTAGTTcctagaagatgaaaaaaaatgataacatcTATTTTTCTTCTAGAGAATCAATTTTGACCTTTTACTCCTTAAAAATCAAGCCAAAAAAGTAGCTCATACAGCCAATTATACATCAGTAAACTGGGACATGCAGGTCCAGATCAGATGCTTTATAAATTCAACTAGCGATTGGTTAGGAGCATCCcctgtagattaaaaaaaattatattctagaTAGAGAGTAGATATTTAATATtagcatttttatctttatttacctTATAAGGTCTAGGTAGATTGGGTTCCTGGTACCTTAGTTTAAGTAAACCTATCATATACAGCCCTCTTAAAACCCAGGTTGCTAAtcctgaatattttattaaattgattaaaTCTGAGGATATAATAAGAAAAGAAGCTAAAATGATTATCTGGGTGATAGCAACAGTTGGACTGAAGTAGTTATTGAGCATAGAGAAGATCAAAGGCAGTTGTCCTTCTTGGCTTGCTGTGTAGAACAGTCTTGAGGCTGAAAGTATTGTACAACACATGTTGCTAACTATTGAAGTTGAAATCCCAAACGAAATGACCCATTGCATGGAAGGGATTACTTTGTCCATCCAGGTGACAGCAACAGcatctaaaaaattttttcagaaaagTCAGTCACTTTTGCTTCATTTCAAATATGGCAGTAATTCTTAACTTCTTACATCTGTACTCTTTGTAATAAGATTTTGCCCCTCTTTCTAAGAGGGAGTGCATTTTCTTATCAATTCTTGAATATGAACTGGCCCAGTGGTCTATTTTGGCCAGTAAAATGCATTCAAAATAGTGGTTTGCCAACTCTGAGCCTACACCTTGAGAGGTATCACAGACTTCTGTTTATTCTCTTGGGACACTGCTTAGGACCATCTAACAAACTCATTGCATTCTGTCAGAGACAAGCCATAGTAACTCTGGAGCCATGAAAGTGCACCTTACAGACTTCCAAATGCAGGGAGCATCACTGATCTCAGGCCCCAGCACAACACTGGCACAATGAAATCCATTGTGGCATTTCTTCCAAAGGCATGCTCTTACAGGCTGTTCCCAGCTAATGACTGTGAGGTAGAGACACCAAGAAGTACTCATGTTTCTGATGGCCAACTTTGGCTAAAGGGCCCCCTGGCAGATGTGCCAAATCTTCCCTTTACTACCTATCAATCTATGGTGTTTTTAcctatcttttccttttattttttttccttcactttgagTCCAACTTGCATTGTGGTCCCATGGCTCTCAAGCCTTACCTGGCTTCCTTCTTGGTTTCTCTAAtgcaagcattttttaaaaataaagtccttgcacatttaattatttattggcatttgcttctctctctgtcttttaacTGTGTTgactttctttcttaagattttatttgttttaaaaaagattttatttattgatttgagagagcgtgtgcatgcatgcacatgagcaggggtagggagagggagaagcagactgcccactgagagtgcagcctgatcccaggaccccgggaacatgacctaattggaaagcagatgcttaacacactaagccacctaggcacccctaagattaatttttgaataatctgtacacacaatgtggggcttgaactcacaagcccaATATCAAGAATTGCACGCTCTACTGAcggagccagctaggtgcccctggCATTTGCTTCTCAAATGACTCAAACTGTCCTACCATcttagcccccccccccaaaataggaAAGCATGGCCAACCTAGATATAGCTGTTTATCTAAACTTGCAGGGGGCTACAGACACATGTATGACTAGCAGGCAACCAGAACTGCCTTGCTGAGCCCAGCACAAATTGCCAGCTTGTAGAACTGTGAACCAAATAAGTGATGGTAGTGAGGCGGTGCATTTTGGGCAGGCTTATTTTGCAGCAATAGATAAATGATACAGCCATAAGTACTatgatgaaaagtaaaaaaaggaaaagatattcaATGGGGTAAATATTATATGCTTCATTAAGACAAATAACTGATACTAAAAACATAAGAAGAAATTATGGTATAAGGGTATCAAATGTCCCGCAAAATTTCTCTAAAGTTACTGACTTCGGGTTATAATTAAAGTGGAGTTCAGAATTGTATGATATGATTGCATTATCTTACTACCTATGATGTGCTGGTCTTCTTCAGTGataatttgttgaattaatagttcagttctttttcttcttttttcattttcaagtgcTTACACAACTACATTTTGCCTCtaattatttatttgcaaaattaGAAGCATTAAGCTTTGTTTCTATAGATAATTTCTGTTCTAAAATTTAACCTGTTATTAATAATgttaacaatcctaaaattcaaagAGAGATGATTGCAATTATATTCTAAATTTATTCACTATACTCCATAATTTTAAACTGCATTTCAAACTTTCTAAGATTAGCTTTTGCATGGGGTTTAGGAGGCACTTGTCAAGGCTCAAAGGATATTGAACTTAGACTCAATATTACTAGTGTGATATCATAATCCCAAGGCAGGTATCTAAGTCAGGCTGGTGAGATGACATTgtaggggaggcagagagaatagTGTCTATTCTGGAAATGGTAAGTTGTTCAGGAGGGGTGATGTGTGGTGAGGCTGTGCGTGCTCACGAGAGAGCAAGGGCTGAGGCTAGAAAGTTAGGCTTAACTCAGATCTTGGAGAACCTGTGATGATCAGCTTAGAAGTTGCTATTTGGTGAAGGGAGTTGGTGATGGAGTGGTTGCAGCAGTTGTGAGAGTGAGATTGGGAAGAGTTGCAAGAACACAAAACAGAGTATTCAAGCAGAGGAGTGACAGGATTAGATTTGGGTTTTTTGACATTATCTCTAGAAACTGAGTCGTGACGGGATTGGAGGGAGAATGGAGGTGACTCTATAAATTAGGAGGTTGTTGTCGTAactcagaagagaaaaatgagtgtCTAGGCATGGAGGATGGGCATGCAGAGAGGGGGATACTGATGAGCTGTTAGTGGGGTAGATTTTTATAGGACTTGCTGACTGATTTGGAAGTGGGTGTAAGGCAAATTACAGTTCTGTCCCACATTTtaatagttaagaaaaaaaatctcctttaatGTGTTTCTATATTCCTGTGAGACCAAATTGTGGGAAAGTGTAATGGTAACCTGTTAATGTTTACTTATTAAAATAGGTATTTcccggggtgtctgggtggctcagtgacctctgctttcctctcaggtcatgatcccaactcctgggataaagccccacattgggctctctgctgcgtggggcctgcttccccactctctctctgtctgcctctctgccttcttgtgatctctgtcaaataaataaataaaatctttaaaaaatttgtattttccttttagaaGCAACATAACATTTTTGTACTAGTGTCAGAGAAGATACATAAGGCCACCTTTTGACTTTTTGAAACTTGTAtagttttttcaaaataaatttcaaagctTCTTATTTTTGTAAAGGCTTTGCACATCAGACTGATCCTCTTTGTGACCTTTGCCTTAAAAACCCCTCCACTACGGGTGAATTCTAGTTACGGAAGCGCCCCACTGTCTTGGTTGTAGTCACAGCTCCTCCCAAACCACAGTGTGTTTGTACGTGGTCGTATACTTCTGTGCCTGTCTGTACAACATTTTTGTAGCTTATGTATTTTTGCTGCTATATTACTTGATTTCCTCGAGAATAAAGACTGAGTTGTTCTCAGTAAATAAACTTTCTAGATAACTTCTTTCaggagtaattatttttttaaaattaagatttggtGGAGTTTTTTGGATGTATTTCAAATACTACTCTGCCTTTTTAAAGTGAATAGAAttaacattttccttccttctttttaaaaaagattttatttatttgagagagagagagaatgagaaagagtggggaggagaggaagaagcagactcctcaatgagcaaggagccctattcgggactcgatcccagaactctgggaccatgacctgaggccaaggcagatgcttaactgactgagccacccatgtgacccaatttagcatttttttaaagacttgacgTTTTCATAAAAACTTATTACTGGATTTTGTGGAAATATTATTTGACATtggaaaaatgatattttttctgATCCTAAGTACAACATGCTAATCATGGAAAATATGAACaatataaaaaaggaagtaaaactgTGACACCACTTACTATTAACCTTTTGTTGTATCTCTGTTTAGTCACATCTATGTGTGTCTcttatatgattattttttaatgtaacttaTTATcccatatatattaatatatattcatactaTTACTTGCATTGCTAATAGGTCCTGCTAGTGGTGGTACTGCTTTGATTTGGTTTGTTTGTATTGAGGCATTTTAGAATGGTGGTTGAAAACACGGGttttggatttggatttggatttgggTTTGAGTCTGTCAGTTACTAGGTGTGTACCTTTGAGCACCATACTTAGTGGAATGGAGAAGCATGTTTTGTTTGAAGATCAGGTCTTGCAACTTGCTGTCTACATTTACAACACATTACCTTCAGTAACCTGGATAAGGTGCAGTCTCTTATCATGAGAAGTGCATGGGGTTGGAGACACATTTTTGAATCTTAACTCTGTCCATCACTTAAGTTCCCTGAGCTCCAGTTTCCCTATCTACAAAATGAAGAATGTACTGCCTATTCCAAACAGTTATTTTGAGGATAGGTATTGGGGTGTACCCCAAGGGTGGAAATTCTTCTGACAAAGTAtctcttctttgctttcttgataTGCTTCCTCCTATTTCTCCTCatctctttcccctttctcttccatggcactctcctcctcttctttctctttctaattctTGTTGTCTCACATTCTACAACACTTAGACCTCCATCCTTAGCATGTAGCCTCTTCTTTATAGATTATTTAGATGACTATTTTTCCTCTCCTTATAAAAACCAAAGCATGAACACATCATGTTTGTATTCTTATGGGTGTATCAAACATATCTACAGTTCACAGGAGACCATGTTTATTGAGAGTAGGTAGGTAGTGATTAGTTCCTCTTTGGGCACATTCATACCTGTAGAGATGATTTCCTGAGGGGTCAAAACTGCCAAGTAGGATATATTCACCAATACGTAAATCACAGCCACTGTGGGAAGGACAGTAATCAGAGATTTGGGAATATTCTCACCAGGATTCTTTATCTCTcctgaaaaacacaaataaactcATCAGAAAAGGAAATACTGTGGGACTTATGAAAAGTTCTTTGtaatgaagaggaggagaaagtatTATTCATGTATTTGCTGCTTCCTCATCTGCTTGGTCTGATTCTGCATTGGTCCTGCACATATTTGGCCTGAAAGCTTAGATTTCTTACTATATTGtaccattttgttaaaaattatgaTTCTGAACTTATACTATGAATAAAActctctatgtatatatatatatatacacacacacatatatatatataaaaatatatatatacacatatatataaaatctgatagttttattttttacaaatagactgtattaatatatttcttacataattgatacttaaaatatattgaaaaaatactAGAATAAAATGCAGTAAATTCTGAGATTggtcttaattttcttttgaaaactttaTAAAATTTCCAAGTTTTAAATAAGGGACATGACCTGGAAAATACTAAATTCCACATTTTCTATATAAATGATTATACACTGAGCCTTAATGATGACTGTGATACATCCAACTAGTGCAGAAAGATTAAATTTGATTCCAAAAAACCAAATGAATCAGCTCTATCTTTCTCTACAGAGTTGTAGACAAAACTTTATGCCTGCTGCAAAAGTAGTTCAGAGATGAATTTACCTGCTATGTTGATCAGGACTGATGTACCAGAATATGCAAATAATCCTTGAAGAAAGGCTTCTGCAATCTGTGACACACCAGGAAGTTCAGCATCAAAAGCTTTCTCAAACCTggccacattttcctttttcccaatCCCTATCAGAACAATCCCAGTAAAGGAAATGAAGCAGAGGACAGCCATTTTCACCAAAATGCTGATAGTTTGAAACCAAGCCACTGTTAGCACCCCTCGAGCATTAAGAAGTCCCAATGACCACAAAGTAGCCAAAGCTAGACATTTCTTAAGTAACTCTGGGGCTGGGCACCTGGTATAGAAAGGCTGAATTAGATAGGTAGATATTATCAAGCTTTGAGTAGCTATTCCTAAGGGATAAGTAAAAAGTTTGATCCAAAGACTGAGGAAAGCAACAGAAGATCCAAGAGATCTTTTGAGGAAGTAGTAAGGTGCTCCACTTCTAGGGAAGGTGGTCCCCATCTCTGCGAGACTGAGAGCAGTGATCATAGTCAGGACAGCACAAGCAGCCCAAATACTCAGGGAGACAGCTATGTTCAATGAGGAATATTTTAATACCCCTTTGGGAGACACAAAGATTCCTACACCTGTTGtgacacaaaataataaaatatttccatggaAAAATCCTATTGCCCtcaggagttgcatgctttttcctttttctttttttaatcctgaaAACTAATCTAAAAATTTCATGTGGATTGCTTACTTTTATACACTTCCCCCATGATTCTTCTGCAGCATGCTTTGTTGATTTAGCCATCATCCTTACATAAGCATTTTTTGGAACTTTGTTTTAGAGATGATTAACTGGCGAATTGTTCTAAGATTTTGTGAACTTCTTTAGAGTGTTCCAGAGTTAAAATGCTTCAcatgttaattatttaaaaattcaaatatgcctggtgatggttgcacaacattgtgactATAATTAacgccactgaattgtacacttaaagatgctcaaaatggtcaaaatgaatataatgaaattttaccacaagtttaaaaagttattaatgtaATATACCAAAAAACTCCATCTAACTGTATAATTTAAAGGGGTAAATTGTTTGGTACCTGAATTTTATCTCAGTaaatctgtcttaaaaaaatcacatttgccACTAAACAAGTTGGTGAAAgctaattaagaaagaaagatttaagTTTTGGGCagagatttttccttttccaaagatAGGAACTGTAgtttaatgtaaaaaatataaactttaagtAGGCCAAGTTTTGAATCCCACATCTGACACTGAGCAGCTGCATGATTTTTTAGtaagttgttttatttctttgaatacatgtttcctcatctctaaaatgagagtgataatttcattttatcataGAGTCATTTCCATGGAACTATGCGAAGCACCTGTTGGAGTAGTGACCTTCATGGCTTAATAATTGCACTTGTGTGGACTTTTGCCTGATGCATTGCCCAAGAAGTTAGTGACCTGAAAAACATTCTCCACAGCTTCTGTGGGTCAGATATTTGGATGCTGGTAGCTGGGACCTTTGGCTTTAAGTCTCTCATGAAGCCTCAGTCATCTGCTGGCTGGAACTGCAATAATCTCAAGGCTTCTCTGGGGAAGGATCCACTTCCAAGTTCACTTATACGGTTGTGATTCAGTTTATTGAAGACTGTTGGACCAAAGGCCTCAGTCTCTCAAAACTATTGGCTGGAGacctttctttgttcttcctctGTGGACTTCCTTATAGGGCAGATCACAGTGTGGCATCTTGCTTGTTCCATCAGAGAAGAGATGATAAGAAAGAAGTCTTGGAAGTGACATCCCTTCACTTTTGCTGTATTCTATTCATTGGAAATAAGAATTCCCTAGTTCTGCCCACACTCAAGGGAAGAGGATTAATTTAGCACATTAATACCAGGAGGCAGAGGTCATTTTAGCCATCTTAGCAGTAATAGTTTAGGTTGtatataatgaaattattttgtggAAGCACTCATTCTTTTATTACAATTTGATGTCAATATTGTCCCTGTAGATATAAACCAatctattaataaa includes:
- the LOC122904475 gene encoding solute carrier family 7 member 13-like, whose protein sequence is MQLLRAIGFFHGNILLFCVTTGVGIFVSPKGVLKYSSLNIAVSLSIWAACAVLTMITALSLAEMGTTFPRSGAPYYFLKRSLGSSVAFLSLWIKLFTYPLGIATQSLIISTYLIQPFYTRCPAPELLKKCLALATLWSLGLLNARGVLTVAWFQTISILVKMAVLCFISFTGIVLIGIGKKENVARFEKAFDAELPGVSQIAEAFLQGLFAYSGTSVLINIAGEIKNPGENIPKSLITVLPTVAVIYVLVNISYLAVLTPQEIISTDAVAVTWMDKVIPSMQWVISFGISTSIVSNMCCTILSASRLFYTASQEGQLPLIFSMLNNYFSPTVAITQIIILASFLIISSDLINLIKYSGLATWVLRGLYMIGLLKLRYQEPNLPRPYKVHLPFVLGSIAISLFLILTPMIQSPTVAYIYGFIFIFSGLLCYWLHVHVNQHYVCFDKVTCYLQLLFNVSPPEDQDDGISTGEKHLEEIVL